The genomic interval GTTGGCGCAAGGTTGGCGATGAAGGTGTTGTACTGAATCAGGACAAAGGTGAAGTACTGGTTCTAAACGCGCTGGGTACTCACATCATTGAGTTGCTTGGTCAGGGACTGAATACTGGTCAACTCAATGATGCCTTGCTCCCCGAATATGATATCGACCGATCCACGCTGGAAGCGGATATTGAGTGTTTCCTGCACGAACTGGTTGAGACTGGCGTAGCAAATATCCCTTGGCGGGGGGGGGTGTGAATGCACTACGGTGACCTGGTAGAGCGTCTTTATCGTGAGAACAAGCTGTTCTCTGTTCTGTTGGAATTGACCTACCGCTGCAACCTCGACTGTTTCATTTGCTACAACGATCGTGAGCGAGCAGGCAAACCCTTATCTCTTGATCAGTACTATCAACTCCTGCAGGATCTTAATGAAATGCAGGTGATGAATATCACTTTGTCCGGTGGCGAGCCGCTGGCACACCCGGATTTCTGGAAGATCGGTGCACGCGGGCGAGCACGGGGCTTTGTCATGCGCATCAAGTCGAACGGTCATGCATTGAGACCAGAGGTGATCCAGCGCCTGCAGAAAGAAATTGACCCGTATAGTGTAGAAATCAGCCTGCACGGTGCGACGGCAGAAACTCATGACCGGCAGACAAGGAGTCCTGGCAGCTTTATGCAACTGAGACAAAACCTGCTGCACATGAAAAAAGCAGGGTTGAGAGTTCAGCTCAACTGTCCATTGACTCGCTGGGCTGAGCCAGAGGTCGAGATGATATACGAGATAGCCGATGAACTGGGTTATCCCCTGATCTTCGATTCACATATCACGCCCCGTGACAATGGTGACAAAGAACCCCAGTCGATTGCTCCGACCGATGAAGGTCTGCGAAAGCTGTTTCATCTTCAGAAAATACGTGGTGCACTTGTCGAACCGGTTTGCGGGAATGATCAGTCGAATACCCAGACGGCTGAACGAAAGCACTGCGGAACAGGCTCGATGACACTGGCTATTGACCCATACGGCACTGTCTACCCCTGTGTGGCCTTACGACGCCCGGCAGGATCACTTCATGAACATTCCGTAACTGAAATCTGGGATGAATCTATTGCCCTGAAAGGTATTCGAAAACTGGCTATTGAAGCGGCAAGTAATGTGGCATCGTTGGGACCGTACACAGCGATGGGAGGGTTTTGCCCTGGTCTGTCGGATATGCTCTGTGGCGACCCGGCTACCGTGCATCCTGGCGTCATCCACGTTGGGCAACTGAAGAGGGATTGCCTGAAAGACGATAGTATCTAGTTTTCCGGTAGCCTTACACTGGTGAAGTTAATAGTTCAGTAAATCGTCCATCCTGGCTAAAATGAAGTAAGGTACGGTGACAATGATTAAGAACTGAAAGATGATTGTCCATCAGTCTGTCCAGCCGTATGGGGTCCTGGTTAACGAAGGGTGAATTTGCGATGAGCAAAGCCAGCAGGTTCCCCTTGTTGATTGGTGCTATAGAATTTTTCTCATCCTTTACGATCCGGCATATGAGCCCCAGGGGGTATCGGTTCCCTCGGCTGGAGCCGCTACGGAAGGTGCCGGTAAACGGAACCTTCTCGACAAATATGCCATCGTCTGCTGGAAGCAAGGCATTCAGGTCATCGCTGAGTATCGGAAAACCCTGCAGATTGCACAGCGATGCTATTGTGGACTTTCCCGCACCCGAATGTCCCACGAACACCCACGCCTGATTCTCATGCCCAACGACGCCGGCACTATGTAGTAATACTCCACCCAGTTCCAGCAGGCGGTAGGCAACGAGATTTCGAAAGAAATTCTCAAAGACGATACCCGGAAACCAGTGATGATCATTGAGTGGTGTCCACATGGAAGCAGAGATGCTACCTGAAAGGTTCAAGTGTGCGGCAAAGTAAATCCCTGCGACCTGAACTGATTTTTGCTGGTATTCGTAATCCATCGATTCATAGACCCCGCCGCCTGTTTTACCGTGGAGGCTAAATTTCTCTTCATCTATACGACCAATACGAGAATCTACGAAGGGTTTATCACCATGATAGGAAGTTATACAGCAATCACTAAAATGTGATTGCAACGCTACAGCCTGTGATCGACTTAAACCAGTAAAGCGATAAGGTCCCCCGACAAAGTCGATGATGATTGTGTCGTCACCCCATAGGACAATATTGTCTGGATCCGGAAAATTGTCCGGATCCTTCAGAAAGGGTTCGTGACTCATCTATCTACTGTTTTGGTGCAGGAGGGAAGGAATTCTTGAGAGCATATACCAGTTGAACTTCGCGAAAGACCTGAAGCGTTGCAGAAGAGGAATGTTGAAGGTGTTGGTGTGACATGCACCACCTATTACCTTACCTAGTACCTGATTGATAGTAATTGCGCTATCTGGTCTGGATCCAGAATCCGGCTGCGTCAAATATCGTATCTCACCATGACGACGATAAAAAGCAAGCAAACGATGCGATACTAATTGCCTGTCCCATCGCCGAAAAACAATAATATCACCCGGCCAGTACATTTTCTCTGGGCTTATATACAGACATGCTCCATCACTGAACAGTGGTGCCATACAGTCGCCACTTACCGTAACCGGTATTGGCTGCTCATCTGCAAATGAGCGCAGGGATTTGTCAATTTGCTCTAGATTCATCTCACAAGTCTATCGAATTAAAGGGGTCAATTAAAGGGGTCGGTGACAAATGGGAATCATTTCATGCGAAAAGACCCTATTCGCATCGCATCGGATTATATTGATTTGATATAGTATGCCAACACTCAAGGAAGAGTGGAACTATTAAAATAAGGAGGTTATCTATGCCACGAAAGCCACGTGCGTACGTTGCAGGTTTACCCTGTCATGTAATTCAACGTGGAAACAATCATTCAGATTGTTTCTTCTCGAATGAAGACTATCACATATTTCTTAATTATCTGGATGATGCCTGCCAGCGTTATGACGTTGCATTGCATACCTATGTATTAATGAAGAACGGTTATATGCCAAATGAAAGTGACCATTAATTGACTCCATTAATTTCTTGGTAATGCTAAATTCACGTGGTTATAATCAGTCTGTTGTCTCCGCTATGACAGCACACTGTTGTCTGAATGAAATCTGTCTGAGGTATAAAGGATGGTCGAAGAGAATTCATTTTTTCAGGATTTGTCAGAAACTGAATTATCAGAAATAAAATCAAATTCAACAACTAAAAATTTTGCGAAGGATGAGCTTATCTTTTCGGAAGGTGACGAGGTGGATTCCTTTTATGTGATTGAATCAGGCTCAGTATCAATAGATATAGACAAGTCTGGCAAGAATGAGCAGATATGCTTACTTGGCAAGGGTGATTACTTTGGTGAAATGGCTATCTTTACAAGAGATAAGCGCACTGCATCGGCAACTGCGAAAAATGACACGGCTTTATTATGTATCGATAAAACAGAATTTCTGTCTTTTGTTGAGTCCAATGCGGCAGTAGCAGAAAAGATAAATATTGTTCTTGCAACAAGGAATGAAGAGCTTTTATTGAAAGAGAATCTAATTGCTGTAACGGGAATTGATGCGAAAAAATTTCACATTAGTATAAAGGGTGACCCATCGCTACGTGAATCAGCATTTGTCCGTGAACGATATGAGAGTGTGGTTGATAAAGTATTACCACAGTTAATACCAAACCTTGAAGACCTGCTACTCAACAGATGTATTTATAGTCTAACGATAAATTTTAATAGCGGTGAGATCAGAACAAGTTCAATCTTTGATCCGTTCAATGATGCAATTCATACGGTCAATAAACTGATAAATAAGTCATATATTGAGCGTCATTTCCCATTGATAAATTATGACGAGAAGTCTGCCTTTATCCGCCGTATATTTGATTTTGTTTCCAGTGATGACTTGTTCAACGCCATACCAACGCACCTGAAAAATATTTTTAGCAAATTTCATGATGACTGGCAGTCGATAGAAAAGGAGGGAATCACCCAGGTACTGTCGCAACTCAGTACATTGCGAAGTATCGAGAGTTTTTATTTGAGAAATTTCAGTATTGGAATTATTCAGGATGCTATTAGAATGCAATTTAATTGCGACGGGACACACTTCGTCAGCTCAGAAGACTATCAACAGTTTCTCAAAGATAATTTGTGAGGGGGAAAGTTGTAGGAGTGCCGTCTTGGCGCGATAACTACAGGCCAGGTTTCTGAATCGCGCCGAGATGGCACTTATATGGGCCCCGCCTGTTTTGCAAGAAAAAAATAGCCGAAGAATCGACTGCACGCTTATATCCGGCTTCTAGTTGGTTTGCTGGCTGAGCGCTGGTTCTTTTTTGCCCAGGCGAATCATCCGCAGAATCTTTATTATCAGTTGGTTTAAAAGCAGGGGAAGGGGGAAAAGAAATTAAAAATCGATAGTGTGAGGTAATATTGTAGTTCGAACTTATTCGGACAAGATCTGTGCGAATTCATTCGTACCCACAAAAAACCAGATCCATCACTGTCGTACCACCCAGTTTTTGATTTTCTTTTCCCCTTTCCCCTTTCCCCTTTCCCCTTTAATCTTTCCCCTGCCTTACTTGACTGAATAGTTCTTATTCCGCATCATGCGGTATCCAGCGAATTTCATTCCCAGAACAATAAAGGTGACATCATTGAACACCCGACTCAAGCTATCTATTTTCCTGATTTCTTTCTCATTTCTGTTAACTTCCTGTAGCGACAAGCCGGAGCAGGTTCAGCAGGCTGCACCTGAAGTGACGGTAGTAAAAATCAAGCCAGAGGATACCCCGGTGGTTAGCGAGTACGTGGCCAAGACGGCAAGTTCTCGACGGGTGGAGATTCGCTCGCGGGTCGTCGGTTTTCTTGATAAGAGGGAATACGAAGAAGGCGCCATGGTGGATGTTGGACAGGTATTGTTCCGGATAGACCCCAAACCCTTCGAGGCGCAGCTGGATGCTGCCAAAGCTGAACTCAAGCAACAGGAAGCGCGTATGGAAACGGCAAAGGCTAATCTTGATCGCATTGAGCCGCTGGCAAAACAGAATGCCGTTGCCAAAAAGGAACTCGATGATGCACTGGGCAGCTACCGTTCTGCTGCGGCGGCAGTCGAAGCAGCAAAGGCCAAGGTGGTTCAGGCTGAGCTGGATCTGGGTTATACCACGATTACTTCACCTGTTCATGGTTTATCCAGTTTTGCCAATCTGCGGGAAGGGGCCTTTGTCGGTCAGGGAACGGACAGCCTGCTGACCTATGTGGCTCAGATCGACCCTATGTGGATAGAGTTCAGCATTTCTGAGAATCAGCTACTCAAGCATAGGAAAAATGTTATTAATGGAAAATTGGTTGACCCAAAAAATGGTGATTTTGTAGTAGAGATTGTTCTGGCCGATGGTACAGTTTATCCGCAAAAAGGACACATCACCTTTGCCGACGCGTCACTCAGCGAGGAGACGGGAACCTTCCTGATACGTGCAGAGATTGCGAACCCTGATAAAAACCTCCGTCCTGGCATGTTTGTCCGCGCAAACCTCAAAGGCGCTTTCCGGCCAAATGCCATCCTGGTGCCTCAGCGTGCTGTACAACAGGGAGCCAAAGGCAGTTTTGTCTGGGAAATAGATAATGAAGGCAAGGCGGAATTTCAACCGATTACTTTAGGTCCCTGGTATGGCGATCAGTGGTTTATTACTGAAGGACTCGAGGGGGGAGAGACAGTTGTTGTTAATGGTGCGCTGAAACTACGCGCTGGCGTGCTGGTGAAAATTGTTGATACGAACGGTAAAGATAAGAAATCTTCCAGCGAAAAGGCAGAATAGCAGTGATCTCTGCAACCTTTATCAATCGGCCGATACTGTCATCGGTGCTTTCCATCGTCGTCGTCATTGGCGGCCTTGTCACCCTCGGTGGCCTGCCGGTCAATCAGTACCCGGCGATCACACCGGTACAGGTTACCGTTAGTGCCAGTTACCCCGGTGCAGATGCCGAGACGGTAGCCAATACCGTTGCCGCACCGATCGAAACCCAGGTCAACGGCGCCGATAATATGCTGTACATGCAGTCTACCTCTTCGGCTACTGGAGAGATGTCCCTGACTGTTTATTTTGATATTGATACCGATCCGGACACAGCGGAGGTACAGGTCAATAACCGGGTCAGCCTGGCTTTGCCTGAACTACCAGATATCGTACGCAGCACGGGTGTCAAAGTACAAAAACGTTCTGCCAGTATTTTGATGTTGATCGGGCTTTTTTCACCGGACGGCCGTTATGATGAAAAATATATCGGTAACTATGCCAATCTTTACGTATTAGATGCATTAAAGCGTGTAAAGGGTGCCAACCAGGCGTCAATAATGGGTCTGCCGGATCTGGCAATGCGCATATGGCTACAACCAGATCGTATGGCCAGCCTGGGCATCACTACGAGTGATATACAGAAGGCAGTGAGTGAGCAAAACCAGCAGTTCGGCGCCGGTAGACTGGGTGCATCACCGACAAATGAACCAGTAGAAATGACCTTTCCGGTAGTAACTGGAGGGCGTTTCTCCGATCCTGAAGAGTTTGAAAATATCATCCTCAGGGCGGATGCAAAAGGCACGGCAATCGTTCGTCTGAAAGACGTGGCACGTGCTGTAGAAGGTCAGAAATCCTACATGCTGCGCTCATCCCTGAATGGCAGTCCTGCGACCTTCATCGCGGTTTATCAGCAGCCGGGTTCCAATGCGCTGGAAGTGGCGGCGAATGTCGAAAAAATGATGGGGAAGCTGAAAAAGAGCTTCCCGGAAGGCATCGATTACCAGGTGTCTTTTGATACAACCAAGGTCATTAAGGCCTCGATTGATGAGGTGTTTGAAACCCTGATCATTGCCATCATCCTGGTGGTGCTGGTGACCTATCTGTTCCTGCAAAA from bacterium BMS3Abin11 carries:
- the albA gene encoding antilisterial bacteriocin subtilosin biosynthesis protein AlbA, whose product is MHYGDLVERLYRENKLFSVLLELTYRCNLDCFICYNDRERAGKPLSLDQYYQLLQDLNEMQVMNITLSGGEPLAHPDFWKIGARGRARGFVMRIKSNGHALRPEVIQRLQKEIDPYSVEISLHGATAETHDRQTRSPGSFMQLRQNLLHMKKAGLRVQLNCPLTRWAEPEVEMIYEIADELGYPLIFDSHITPRDNGDKEPQSIAPTDEGLRKLFHLQKIRGALVEPVCGNDQSNTQTAERKHCGTGSMTLAIDPYGTVYPCVALRRPAGSLHEHSVTEIWDESIALKGIRKLAIEAASNVASLGPYTAMGGFCPGLSDMLCGDPATVHPGVIHVGQLKRDCLKDDSI
- the crp_3 gene encoding cAMP receptor protein; the protein is MVEENSFFQDLSETELSEIKSNSTTKNFAKDELIFSEGDEVDSFYVIESGSVSIDIDKSGKNEQICLLGKGDYFGEMAIFTRDKRTASATAKNDTALLCIDKTEFLSFVESNAAVAEKINIVLATRNEELLLKENLIAVTGIDAKKFHISIKGDPSLRESAFVRERYESVVDKVLPQLIPNLEDLLLNRCIYSLTINFNSGEIRTSSIFDPFNDAIHTVNKLINKSYIERHFPLINYDEKSAFIRRIFDFVSSDDLFNAIPTHLKNIFSKFHDDWQSIEKEGITQVLSQLSTLRSIESFYLRNFSIGIIQDAIRMQFNCDGTHFVSSEDYQQFLKDNL
- the acrA_1 gene encoding multidrug efflux pump subunit AcrA precursor is translated as MNTRLKLSIFLISFSFLLTSCSDKPEQVQQAAPEVTVVKIKPEDTPVVSEYVAKTASSRRVEIRSRVVGFLDKREYEEGAMVDVGQVLFRIDPKPFEAQLDAAKAELKQQEARMETAKANLDRIEPLAKQNAVAKKELDDALGSYRSAAAAVEAAKAKVVQAELDLGYTTITSPVHGLSSFANLREGAFVGQGTDSLLTYVAQIDPMWIEFSISENQLLKHRKNVINGKLVDPKNGDFVVEIVLADGTVYPQKGHITFADASLSEETGTFLIRAEIANPDKNLRPGMFVRANLKGAFRPNAILVPQRAVQQGAKGSFVWEIDNEGKAEFQPITLGPWYGDQWFITEGLEGGETVVVNGALKLRAGVLVKIVDTNGKDKKSSSEKAE